The Ciconia boyciana chromosome 4, ASM3463844v1, whole genome shotgun sequence DNA window ATAAGTTTGCACACGAAACATGGTAGTTAAAACTTCACAATCTCTAACATCCAAAGCAGCACAGTTGTTTCTGGTTGACCTCTTAGTGACCAGCTGTTACAGTTGACAGGCCATGAAGATACCCTGTCAGCaaggtagatttttttcttcctgcaactGTCCAGAGCATGTGGTTTCTTGGCAGATCCTGGGGTGTATGCATACAGCATTTGTTTTGGTGGCTTTTCTACTGGGCTCCCtctccttctgcttcctttaGGAGGAACTAGGAATGTTCTGGCTCTCACACAAGAATTTACTGAAATCAGGAGCTGCAGATCCAATGGTTAGAATCTAATTCCACTTTATTGATACGTGAGAGCTAcgggagaagaaaggaaaacagaaggctGAAGCAGCAGATTACCTGGCTAGGGCTCCTAGGAGTGACCAGTGTTTTCTGGTTGTCTcaaaattttgcttcatttctttcttaactTTCAATAGCATAGAGAAGGCTCATCTTCAAAAAGTGCAGGACTTCACTCTGTGAAACCAGGCCTTGTCCTATTGGGTCAGTTTGAGGTATTCAATTCCtcaagctgatttttttctttcttttcctcaatACCTTGGTTGTCCTAGTTGCACAAGTCAAGTGAAAGAATGCAGGGTGGAGGAGTGGAGATTTAAGATGCTTAATTAGAAAGAGTACACATGCAAACATTAAGCATTCAGTAAAAGGTTGGGAGTTCCATCCCTAGTGGATGGATGTTCCAACTCCTAGAAATCATTCTGAAATCTGGAAATGTACCTGTTGAAAATTATAACTTAAAACATGGTCTCCACAACAAGCATATGATTTAATTATGCTATCTTACAAAAAGCCTTCAGCTACCAGATACAACGGAATTATGTTGGTGACTATACTTCTGTTAATCTCACTTGATATGTGTCAGGTTATTGCAATATGGAGCAGTTGGCATATGCATGATGCATCAGTGAGTCCAGATAGTGGAAAATTCCCTTAGTttatttgtggatttttttcttttgctaggtATTATTGGAGGCACAGAAAGAACTGGTGGACTACAAAGGACTCGGTATAAGTGTTCTTGGTAAGACTTTTTACGTTCTGGAAAATAtagaatttttatgtttaacCAAATTGTGTAATAAGAGTTTTTGATCTTGGTatttcagctcctttttttttttttctaatacctTATTCTGGTAACATGTATGTCCAGAGAATACTTTTCATACTGCTTTGCTACTATTCATCAGGAGACCATAAAATGATACATAACCAGATGTTTAGTGATCCAAAAAAAAGGACTAGAGACAGAGAAGATAACTAGTCATATGTCAAACATTAGTAGTTTTGGATCTTTGGGCAGGGATGTATATGTATATAggcaatatataaaaaaagactttacatatatataaaatactatatatgtatacatgtagTATACACATactatatgtgtgtgtgtatatgtgtatatagaTACCATATATAGTATCTTATATACTACGTGGCAAAACGCTTCAGATGCATTTGATGTATAGCATCTTTCCCTTTAGGAAGGCAATGCTGTCCTGTCATGAGGAGGAGGTGTCTTCTGTGCCATATGGGTAGCTGGCTGGCTTTTCAGCCCCAGTTGCACAAAAATTTTATGCAAGAAGATGGTCACCATTTTACTAGTCCTGTGGAACTGTTTGGTTGCTAAAAGTAGAATGTGCAGCAGTCTCTGTAGGATTGGGATTCATGTTTAAATTACACACTCTTACAGATGGAAGAAAGAATATGGatttaataaaagatattagTATTAAGTGTCCTTAATGTTTACTTAGGATTACTGCATGAAGAagccttcttaaaaataaaagaacaaaacaaaccccctgCTTTACTCTATACTTGCTACAGCATTAGTAGCAGAGAACATTCTTAGACTGAGAAAAACTTACACCTTTCTAGGGAGTATTTTTTCACACAGATGTAGTTGTTCCTGGGGGTAGTAAGGTGATGTGGATGCCAAATGTGAATGGACTGGATTTGCCTGGATCTGGACAAGACTGGAGGTGTAAGTCTTGTGTGGGTATTTAGGAAGGCTCAGCAGAAAATATAGGAGTTGGAACTGGGAATAGGAGCCTTCAGGCATTTTGGGTCTGTAGTGCAAAAGGTTTAAAGCttaacacaatttttaaattgcattcaTGTATTACCATTTTGTTTcatgttatttcttctttcctttccaccaAAGAAATGAGCCATCGGACCACAGATTtcacaaaaattttaaatacagctgaaaatcTCATGCGTGAATTGCTGTAAGTGAATTAGTTCCtgcatatttttgctttatgctTGTGCTAGTTGCACCAATAATGACTAATGTGGAGACCTTTCCTTGAAAGCACCTgtttgtgtggtgttttttttttgtttagataCTGTGTGTGATAGAATAATAATCTTGGAGAGGACTTCTGTTTGTCTGATGCTGATTTAGTTGAATGTGACAACGGGCTTTTATTAGGTTAAGATGCTTTTTATGTATCTACTGTACGTTGACTAGTtgactttcttctgaaattttagTTTTTGTCACCTTCATAGAATACATTAAGGGCAGCAACTTTCTTCAAGAAATGGAAGAgtggaaaaagtggaaaaagttTCCAAAAGTGGAAACAATAGAAACCAGTTCTCTAGTGGTGTAGAGGGGATCTGTAAATTACTCATCAGTCTGATTTTACTAACATAACACTGATTTAACTAACATGGGTGTGTTTTAGAGTCACTGATCAGGAGCCCATTTCCTATTTGTAGTGTGACACGttttaaagtttgaaataaatatattatatattagaATTAATGTTCTCATAGTAGTTAGTAATGATGGTCATGTCATATAAAAGCTTGACTCTCAGTCACAGCCAGAATTATTGACAGAGGGGTTTTAATGAATGATTTGAACAAGTAATTTTGTGACTGTATGAACAACTCCTTATGGCACTTGCTCTGCAAGTACAATTTCATAGTAGTTAGTAATGATGGTCATGTCATATAAAAGCTTGACTCTCAGTCACAGCCAGAATTATTGACAGAGGGGTTTTAATGAATGATTTGAACAAGTAATTTTGTGACTGTATGAACAACTCCTTATGGCACTTGCTCTGCAAGTACAATTTACTGTACAATTGCACTTGCAAATTGAAGGGTCTCAAAGCTGAATTCTACTGTGAGCACTTTGGTGTGAAGTTCTTTGCCTGACAGAAAAGCCATGAAGCTAGCAATAGATTAAATTACAAGTGGGCATTAATTCTGCTGAAATATCTTTCAAGTTTGTGTGCACTGATAGTAGAGCTACTCAGGATTTGAATTTGTTTAATGCtatccaaggggaaaaaagcttgttttcagaaaatttttatCAGTAAAATATATAGCATTACTTTTAATTAAGTTATTATTCAAGACCCGTGCTGAGGTAAGTTAATGGGATTTTGTCGAACCTCTTGGCAAAGagtcttttaaaatgacagtgttCTTCCTCAGTTGCTGTTAAATGCATAGTATCAAGCAGTATGCATCCTGTGTCTTTTGGGAATAAATAAATGGTTATTTCTTGCATGCAGACATATACCAGAAAACTACAAAGTTATTTTCCTCCAAGGAGGTGGATCTGGTCAGTTCAGTGCAGTCCCACTTAATCTTATTGGTTTAAAGGAGGGACGACATGCAGATTATGTGGTTACTGGAGCTTGGTCAGCAAAAGCAGCtaaagaagcagagaagtaTGCCAAAGTGAATATCGTTCATCCAAAACTAGGAACGTATACAAGTAAGTTGACGATTATATCCATCCATGTGAATGCTTAGCTTTTTGAATCACTCTAAAAATTGGTCCAACTCAGCTATTGGGTTACTGAATGGTAACTAGTTACAGAGTTGACTGCCCAGCACTCGAAAGACTGCCTGCCACGTCTCTCCACGTTCATCACCGGGTGATCTGTTAGATGGCTTAACAGTCTCCACCGGGAAAGAATTGTGAAGCTAAGCTGAGCAGATCCCAGAAAATAAGTGGCAAGAAGCAAATGTGTATCGGTAGGGAAATGGTCtgggctgattttttttttctttttttgttatttaactGAGTTCTTAAGCTATTTGCAGGGATATTGCGAGGTATTTCAGTTTCAGGTACACTCAATAATGAGATTGCTCTGAAATTTAGGAGTATGTCTGGGATCTTAACCTTGTTGGCCCAGGAGATGGGAGACCTGCATTCTGTTACCTTCTTTCAAGGGTTCCCAAATACTTGTCTTCCCCACCCATGTGTCAGGCAGTTTGCTCTGGAATAGAAGAGGCATTTTCAACTCCTCCTCTTGAAGCTTGTTACTGGATGTAACATAATCTAAATGACCACagtgtagaaggaaaaaaaggtgaactGTAATTGAGGCATTGGGAATTTTTATGTAGAGGGTCTGtttcaagaacattttaagTGTATAATTTATCACTGGgtatacaaaaataattcttggaGCAGGGACACCTAGTTCTGGTTTTCACTCCTGCTGAttatgcttgcttttcttccctctggtCCAAATTATAGCATTTGAACTGGGAAGAATGGCAACAGGAAAGACAAAGAATATCCCCATACAAGTTAATATATTAACTGGTGATTAGGGCACTACCTTGGAAGATAAGTTTATATCCTCTGAGGCACAGCAAGGAATTGAACCTACAACTCCCCAGGAGTGTATTCACCATTTGGCAGCTGTAGATAAGGGGAGAGGTGGTAAATAATGGTGGAGGCAATAGCAGCACTTCTTCCCCCGCATGTTttgcaggagagaagaaaggaagagcaaCCATTTATTCTGTGCAAAACTTGTTTTGTGCTGTCAGGGCATGCCTGTATATTGCCTGttgacagagaaaaatcttaGCTTTGTAAATCAGTTGCAAAGCTTAAACAGGAGGTAGGTAGGTAACCTTGTGTTCAGCTTGGACAAGACTGAAATGCTTCTGGGGATGCACAGAAACACAGCTTTAGAGAACTTTGCCAGTGAGAATTTGGATGCTTCAGTGGTTCCAAAGGCATCAGGAGAATTCTTGAAGCCAGTGCCTGAATtcctctgaaatgctgttttggaCCCGTAGGGCAGTAGTTTGTAGTCTGGGATCACAAACCTGATGAAAATCCCTTGAGGAATAAGGGCTGAAAACCAGAAGGGTGTTTGCGAGCTTAATGGTGGCTCACCACAGAATTTTGGGAATGTGCTGGTATATTTCCTTTGCAGATATAATATATCTTCCTGGTAGCAAGATAATTAATACTTTATACTGCAAAATCATTCTGGGTTTGCACTGAAGTCCCGTGTTCAAGTAAAATTGCATGCCAGCAAAATTACTTGTGTCCAGTGacctttggttttcttttttgtctgtctCAGACATTCCTGACCCAAGCACTTGGAATCTTAATCCAGATGCATCTTATGTCTATTACTGTGCTAATGAGACTGTTCATGGTGTGGAGTTTGACTTTGTACCTGATGTCAAAGGAGCAGTCTTGGTTTGTGATATGTCATCAAACTTCCTGTCCAGACCTGTGGATGTTTCCAAGGTACAGTATTGGACACAGTGGCTGCacaaagcattttcaaactCGAGTGCATATAATTAGGCACTTTGAAATGTCTGGATGGCCAGAGATGCTGAGCAGTGAAATTAAGGAAATTGTTTTGTTAATTGGGTATCTGATGGTGGATACAAATGTTGAAATT harbors:
- the PSAT1 gene encoding phosphoserine aminotransferase isoform X2 yields the protein MFWLSHKNLLKSGAADPMVLLEAQKELVDYKGLGISVLEMSHRTTDFTKILNTAENLMRELLHIPENYKVIFLQGGGSGQFSAVPLNLIGLKEGRHADYVVTGAWSAKAAKEAEKYAKVNIVHPKLGTYTNIPDPSTWNLNPDASYVYYCANETVHGVEFDFVPDVKGAVLVCDMSSNFLSRPVDVSKFGVIFAGAQKNVGCAGVTVVIVREDLLGFALKECPVVLDYKTQAMNGSLYNTPPCYSIYIMGLVLEWIKNNGGAAAMDKLSSIKSRMIYDIIDKSNGFYVCPVEKKNRSRMNVPFRIGSIKGDEALEKQFLEKAVELNMISLKGHRSVGGIRASLYNAVTVEDVQKLATFMRSFMQMHQS